The DNA window GCTCGTCTCGAGCTTAGCCAACTCACGGGTCGGTAGTCCGAGCTGGAAACCCTCCAGCTGGTTGCCATTGaactcctccagcagcaggcGACTGATCGGTGCATTCGGTGCCTCCAGCGGTAGTTCCTCCAGGTAGAGCTGCAGCGGATGGAACGCACCCGGTACTCCAGCAAGCGACAGGTCATAATGCAGACTACACTCGTTGTCCACCGCCATCCAGACCATGCCGACCGCGTGTGTAAGCGGTGGCAGATCGGCGGTACGGCGCAATAGTACCGGCGCACTTGAGTCACGGGCGTCCGCTACCTGGCGCGTCACAAACTTGCCGTGCAGTAGGGTGAGATTCTGATCGTTCGTTACGTGTATTGCCAGTTCGCCCGAGTACAGCGGTTCCAGTACGCGCGGTCCCATACGATCAATTACACCGGACGCATGATCACCGGCGAACGCGCGGGTCAATGTTTCCAGCTCCGGCTTGCGCTTGGCACTGTCGTCGATCAGCGTCAGTCCCGGGCTAGCGGTACCTGGTTGCCCATGCAGATGATGCGTCTGCACGTGGTAAACCAACGAACCCTCGCGGTTCTGGTACATCCAGGCCAAACCGCTCGCATCACTGCGTACATCCACACCGTGTGAGCTGAGCAGGGTTTGGAACACTTCACACGCAACCCGACCCCTTACCGGACCCTGCAACCGTAACAGCTCCGGATTCCGTCGTGACTCTACCGTCAGAGTGAGCTTACCGCGCGTTAGCAGACGCAGATCACTCACGGACACTGGTGACGATACCTCCAGCACGTTGATGTCATGGGCCGGTTTGCGTACGCGCTGCACATCCTCCAGTATCAGCTGACGCTTGTCGAGCGATTCGAGACGCACGTTCAGCGGCACGTCGCTCACATCCTCCGGCGCAAACAGCCCATTCAGTACGATTGTCAGATGGATGGAGGAGGTGACGCCACTGCTCGTCGACACGATCGCCGTACCGCCGGCACCGCTCATCATATCGGGCTGGGCGGCCGGTTCCAACAGTGAGCTGAAGAGTTCGTGCGCCAGTGCGGTATATTTCGCAATCGGACCGGCTATCGCTAGTTCCGCCTGATGTTTGCTACCCCAGAGCAGCACCACGCTCACGAGCTCATCCCGCAACAGCCGTCGATATTCGCGGGGTACACGGCGCCATACACCGCACACCTTACCGGTACCGTTCTGGTACGCACTCAACCTACCCTCGTCCGACGGCAGCGTAAGCGTGTGTTCCTCCAGGATGTTACCGTTTGCATGCACGAACTGTATCGATCGTGGCCGTGCTGCCCGTTCCGACACGTAAAAGCTGTAGTAAAGATTCTTCTTGTGAAAGGAAAACCGCCCGGTAGCGACCACGTTCTGTGGGTTTAGCGTCGAGTACATCGTGCTCATGTCGTCTTTCTTCAGCAGCGATGAGGTACGTCCGGTCAGCAGGGCCGCAAAATCTGCAGAAATAGTAAATAGGGAAAACAAGCGTTTTTCGTTAGCTTTATTCAACGCATCGTTGAGGTTCGCCGGTAAGCGAAGGGGTTTGTAGGTAATGGTGCACACTCACGTTTGCTGCGCTCCTCCTCTTCCGGCATCGTCGCCTGGGGAAGATCTTGCACCACGTCAGGACCTGTGAAAAtggagaaggaagaaaaaaacaagcaaaacacgaAATGCATTAGAATGAGTCGAAAAGATAAGATTAGTAACGGTGCGAAAGATAACGATCGACGTTTGAGGCACGACGTTTGACCTGCAGCAGAATGACCTGACGTGACCCGGAACGATACGCGACAGGGGATTGGGAGTAAATCCACCATGTTGGTTGCAAAGCATTTTGGCAAACGTAAAGGTTAGGTTCTGGTATTAAAGCTGTTGTGACCCCGTCCTGCACACCGATGGTAAGATGTCGGAACTGTCGGAACaagctctctctttctctccctccctctctctccctgTCTGCCATCCATATCTGTTACTGACAAACTCTATCTCTGTTTCTGCTGTCTGTAGCACCTCTTCCATTATCTGCTTATCTTCGAGCCGTTAAGGACGTAACACTTTTGCGGTTGTACTTCCCCTTCTTCACCCTCTGTTCCTGCTCCTATACCTGGCACGACAATTTAGTCAGTAGGCCCTGACGTTCGGATACGCCACGGCGCTTATCAGACGCCCGTTTGACAAGTAGTGTGGCGAAAactgagaagaaaaacaacagcaaaaatcccACGTAGTCGCATTACGGTCGgtgggacaaaaaaaaaacgggaagcaaACAATACGATGAAGAAGTGTGTTGAAGCAAGTTGCCTTACCACTTGGGTGGGCTTGAACATCCGCTTGCCCAAGGTATCGTGGTGGTCGAAGTGTCGACAACCACCCACCAGGACACGAATGTTCGATAGGTTTGTTTCTGTCCTTGGTGACGTGAGAACCGACACGTTACGTGGATTAGGTAAGGAAGTGGTAAGGTTGGAAAAACGCGTTGCCCCAAACTGCCCCAAATCTTCCTTTGCTTGAAGTCTTTTTCCCTGAAGGCTCTTGCAGGCCTTACCTGTTAGGTTTTGCGCGCTAATTCTTCTCGCTTCTAACATATTTGTCATCAGCTTCATCTCCCCTTCAACTACAGCTTCTGCTTGGATAGCAAACGGCAACAGTGACATCGATCATTGTTGATGCTGTTTCACTACACGGTTTCGAGGACGATGTTATTCTACCTTCCGGGTAATCTGTATACAGGTTCATCCATAAAATTTCTCGatccgcgtttttttttgtctatttccGACCCAGACAGGAGTGAGAATGACAAGCCATGCAAAAAACAAGAGGAAGAAGCGTCACTGTTGCGTCACAGCCgtttacgcacacacacgcgcgcacccGTTCCACTGTTTGTCAACCTGTCTGCCTAATGGTCAAGCGCGATGGTTGCCTGCCTATGGTGACAGGGTGCCTGTTTATTTGCACGATTGctccgtttgtttgtttgcttgctggtgctgttttgtttgtctgtttgcaCACTTCGGTGCTTATTTGCCGGCTAGTGGCGGACGCTTTCCGGACACTCACCGGGTTGCGAACCGTTGTTGTGTGATTTCGTTCAGCAATCCCCAGGTGTGGTACCGCCAATATCCGTTTTCCATTCACAAAAAAGCTCAGGCTAGGCTGTCTAGTTTTTGCGTTATTCTTCATTACAGCACACATGTGAAGATGTGCAGTAAGCACACATCTGAACaggaagcacaaaaaaacctttgctCCATCTTGATTAGCGGCGGGGGTACTGCTTTTGCGACTCCATCGAGAGTCCTCAGCGTGGCTAGATGTGATGCTCTGTATGCTACCAACACAATCGACACACCTGGAGCGGTCGTTGCGACTGGGAAGTGGATGTCACTTCATGCCAAGTGTGTCGATCAGTAAGCAAAAAACCGTCACGCCAAACCACTGGAGACTCTGTGTTGGCCCTCTTTTGATGAGTAGGTGCGCAAACTTACTTCTCACCTCCTATATCCTCCTGGTCGTGCTATCGCATTGTTTTTACCGTTTGTTGATAGAGAATTGGCGCCACAGGGCGCCACATATATCCTCTACAATCTGAATTCTTGTTCCTGTTTTCATTTCTCACAAACCTTTATTGTACGTTACGCAACCGTTCCTGGCACCTGTTCCGAAAGAGCAAACCTAgaacgcaaaataaaaacccaggCGAGGCACCAATCAAACGTCAGCGTACTGTTGGAGTAGGCTTACACTAGCGCTCCATATCTTTGCATATCTGCGCTAAGTGCGTAAATTCCGCATGGCGCGCCAAGCGCACTAAGAGCTGGCGACTCAGTGGCGATAAACCCGCGACAGGCTTCCTCGTATATCGGTTCGACCGGTGTGAATGTTACCAGCGTAATACTACCTCTGGCCCAAATACTCGGGTACTACATTTGGGCGTAAATGGATATCGAGTCCAGATCGGAAACCCAACCATCTCTACCTTCCTCCCCAGTAAAAAGGGTTACCAGAGGTTACCAGAAGCTATATATAGGACGGAGGGGGGCGTATCAATGTTTGGTGTGATCGAACACTTTGCTGCGTGTGCTGTACGAAACAAACGATCGCATTGTGATAATGGACGAAAACATACCCATTACTGACGGTATATTTGAGTGCCAAAACAAACGGCTGATCTGATGTGAACTGGGGAATGAATCCGGAACCTTTTAAATCGCACACACCCACAGGGCAGTAACGAGCAGCAGAGCGCGTAGAGGTTTCTTGGAATACATCCGGATCCGGTGGAGAAGCGGGTGAGGAGATGATGGATGGGGGGGAGGGAGATGATTGGCAGTGGTAGCGGATTGTAGCGATTGGTGTGCGCGATAGAAGCGACTAGATTAGCGGAAGGAGCCATAACACCATACCGACCGGTCTAAAGATTCGGAGTGGAGTGGCGATAGGAGTCTGTATATGATAGGCGGGGTTTAAGGTGGCGGGGTGTTGCTATCAATAATAGTACTCTACtatataacaaaacaaaaaacactcacacatacactatTACGCTATATTacgcacaaacacgcacacacgcagtACAGTGAAAGAGA is part of the Anopheles funestus chromosome X, idAnoFuneDA-416_04, whole genome shotgun sequence genome and encodes:
- the LOC125768298 gene encoding dorsal-ventral patterning protein Sog, coding for MAKFIATLCLLWLSVLMLIGFASRPVTARRHPLLIEDEGARRNRPAECQFGKTIRELHTTWFADLGPPFGVMYCIMCECVPFQKKRRVVGRVQCRNIKNECPKPTCDDPILLPGRCCKTCPGDVQSPDVVQDLPQATMPEEEERSKHFAALLTGRTSSLLKKDDMSTMYSTLNPQNVVATGRFSFHKKNLYYSFYVSERAARPRSIQFVHANGNILEEHTLTLPSDEGRLSAYQNGTGKVCGVWRRVPREYRRLLRDELVSVVLLWGSKHQAELAIAGPIAKYTALAHELFSSLLEPAAQPDMMSGAGGTAIVSTSSGVTSSIHLTIVLNGLFAPEDVSDVPLNVRLESLDKRQLILEDVQRVRKPAHDINVLEVSSPVSVSDLRLLTRGKLTLTVESRRNPELLRLQGPVRGRVACEVFQTLLSSHGVDVRSDASGLAWMYQNREGSLVYHVQTHHLHGQPGTASPGLTLIDDSAKRKPELETLTRAFAGDHASGVIDRMGPRVLEPLYSGELAIHVTNDQNLTLLHGKFVTRQVADARDSSAPVLLRRTADLPPLTHAVGMVWMAVDNECSLHYDLSLAGVPGAFHPLQLYLEELPLEAPNAPISRLLLEEFNGNQLEGFQLGLPTRELAKLETSVIYLEVRSNSTSKPLLRARVHTPTRVPSHCTGGLDNEVQQDPFAANDVPVTTNEKCFHSGRFYDEGETWRSAVEACTMCSCDHQQYKCEKMKCPPLRCRKEDIVQKKGECCPSCAASKSSSGNVLPAAPVTTVSAGSTAAQRGCNLGEEFHEAGTTWHPYLHPSGYETCTICTCELLTLQVKCARAQCPPLPCSDKVAYRPDKKACCKVCPQVKEPKVPKKVPAGRQDVQYDEAGSSVGTLRSPQAILAAGGCRYEENIYENGQEYHPILATHGEEKCIKCRCKDGQLNCSRKRCNRAMCNRQNAKRPGQQQQHQQQQQQQPVDECCQCRPARHHRKRQQQQQQQQTSVKS